A region from the Atribacteraceae bacterium genome encodes:
- a CDS encoding YqeG family HAD IIIA-type phosphatase → MSRFWERFFPSLFVQEISEIPLDLLWNSGIRGLILDLDNTIVAWNGYNLPPETDLWLKKAKDQSFLFYIVSNSLTGRVKHFSQVLGIPCIPLALKPRRVNFRKAIQAMALDPVQVAVIGDQIFTDVWGGNRMGIFTILVFPVNKKENVHVRLIRNLERLVLKRFRKRGQRS, encoded by the coding sequence ATGAGCAGATTCTGGGAACGTTTCTTCCCCAGCCTCTTTGTCCAGGAAATCAGCGAAATTCCCCTGGACTTACTTTGGAATTCCGGCATACGGGGTCTGATCCTGGACCTGGATAACACCATCGTGGCCTGGAACGGTTACAATCTCCCTCCCGAAACCGACCTGTGGCTGAAGAAAGCCAAGGACCAGAGCTTTTTGTTTTATATCGTTTCCAACTCCCTGACCGGCCGGGTGAAACATTTTTCTCAGGTTTTAGGCATTCCCTGTATTCCCCTGGCTCTCAAGCCCCGCCGGGTTAATTTCCGCAAAGCGATTCAAGCCATGGCCCTTGACCCTGTCCAGGTCGCGGTGATCGGTGATCAGATATTTACTGATGTGTGGGGAGGGAACCGTATGGGCATCTTCACCATACTGGTCTTTCCCGTAAACAAGAAAGAGAATGTACATGTCCGCTTGATCCGGAACCTGGAGCGATTGGTATTAAAAAGATTTCGTAAAAGGGGACAGCGGTCGTGA